From Kaistella polysaccharea:
CCGAAACAATATCGTAACCTTCCGTTTTTACCATGTCGTATAATTCCGGAATTTCCTCGGGAAAATCCTGTAAATCGGCATCCATCGTTATCACCACATCGCCGATCGCTTTTTCAAATGCGGCATGAAGCGCCTGTGATTTTCCATAATTTCGGGAAAATTTAATCCCATGGATTTGAGGATGCTGAATTCGTAAGTTTTCAATAATACTCCAGGATAAATCCGTGCTGCCATCATCTACAAACCAAATTTCGTAGGAAAGATTATGCGAAGTACACACTTTGTCAATTCGCGAAAAAAGTTCTTCTAAAGATTCTTCTTCATTAAGAAGCGGAATGATGATGGATAAATTCATGGAGACGTAAAAATTATGGAAACAAAATTAAGGCATTATTTTTTTGCAGAGGTAATTAAAAAATAAATGAAATTAAAGCTCTGTTTTATTCCGGAAAAAACTGGCAAAAAACGTTGAAAGTATTACATAAAAAACCAAAACAGCCGCAAAATAGTAGGTGAACTGGCGAAAGTTAAACATGTCCTTATCTTTGATCATTTCAGGAGAAAAACTCTGTTTTCTCTGTTGATAATTAATTTCTAACTCTGCAATTTCTTCGGGTGATTTCATCACTTGTTTTGCCTTGTTATACTCAGCGTCTAATTCAGTTTTCTGTCTTTCGAGGTATTGAAAATTCAACAAATCTTTCACTGCTGGATCGGCAAAGTTCAAAAATAAGAACATGGTGATCATCGACAAAAATCCTCCCACAAACATGGGTTTAAAAGCGCGGCCAAAAACGTCACGAAAACCCATTCGAACTCCCGTTCTTTTTACTGAATTCACGGAGATATACGCTCCTGCTACATAGATTATCGGCATCAAGAAAGCATTCAAAAGAAGCGAATTATTAAAATAATCGGTGTTCATACCGAAAAAGTACATTCCGAAGAAGACCACCATTGTTGTTATAAACAGGTAAAAACCAATGGTATAGACGTTTTGTATCATATTGAAAGTAATAATTTTTATTTTTTTAAAGTGTAGAATTTTGAATTTTCAATTAAAGGCGTATCTTTGCAACGGCAAGTCCTAAACAACCAGCTCCTGAAACTCCTCCAGGGTGGGAACGCAGCAAAGGTAATTGGTCGTAGCGGTGTGATTTAGGTAGCTTGCCATTTTTTATTTCTTATTCTTCTCCATTTTTATTTCACTCAACGTTTTTACACCTTTCCAGTTCTCCCCCGTTTTGATGCGGTGAATCTGCATGTCTGAGACTTTAAAGTGATTTGCCAGTTCCCGAAGCGTTTTTCCCTGAATCAACTTTTCTTTGATATAAAGTACATTCTCTACAGAAAGCTTTTCATTTCCTGATTTCCTCCTTTGTTCCCCAAAAATATTTTCATTGTATTTTTTTGCTTTGTAGTAGGGATTATCTGCATATCTCGAAAAAGCTTCATCTTTCGTGGCCCACGCCAAATTACCAACGTGATTATTTTGTTTGTTAAAATCCCGGTGAATCACTACTTCTGCATGATCAGTTTTTTCCAAAAAAAGTTCTGCCACCGCTCTATGGACTAAAAAATGTACGGCAATTTTCCGTTGCTGATCAGTCTTCAAAATAAATTTTTTCCTTTTTGCTACAACTGCAAGTTTTTGCTCTTTTAAATCTTCTATTTCTGGGAGATGATCACCAGTTTCTGAACTTTCTTTTAGTAATGAAGTACGTCTTTCCTCAATAAAGGCAATGAGTTCATTATATGCTTCAATTTTTTCAGTAACTTTTTGTGGTCTTTCTTTATATAAGGTAATGCGAACAATTGGATAACCTTCTTGCAGAGAACCTTTAATAATTCCGCCATTTGGACGAACTTTGTTATACGTTTTCACCCGTCCGAAATTGGAAATTTCTACACGGTAAAAATTACTGTGTTCAATGTTGAGTGGAAATTCTTTCCAAATTTCGATCTGATTAAGCATTGCTTTTAAATTTCAAATTCTTCTCCTAGTTTTGGTAAGGTAAAATCAATATTTCTTTCTTTAAAAAGTTGGTACGCTGCTTCATGGTTGATTTTTATAGGTGGAAAAGTATCAAAATGACATCCAATGACGCGCGTCGTTTTTAATAATTCGCTTGCTGCAAAACTTGCTTTTCTTGCACACATGGTATAATGCGAACCCACCGGAAGAATCGCCAGATCAATATTTCCGAAAAGTTTGGGAAACATTTCCATATCAGCCATCACGCCTGTATCACCAGCCATATAAATATTCTTACCCGAAAAACGGAAAAAATAACCAGCAGGTTCGCCGCCATATGAGCCATCTGGGAAAGAACTAGTGTGACTTGCAGGCACCATAGAAATTTTTAAATCATCAATTTTCGCGGAACCTCCAAAATTAATGTCAATTGAATTTGGATGTTTAAAATGTCCACAAATCTCTGGCTGACCGATTACAGTTACTTCAGGATAATGTTGCAGTACTTCTTCCACATCAGCAATATGATCGCCATGCGCATGTGTAATCAATACAAAATCGATTTTTTGCGTGGTGATATCAAACTGAGATTCTTCCTTTTGATAATTATAAAAAGGATCGCTTAAAATTGTTTTCTCTTTATAAGTGAACAAAAAACAGTTTTGTCCGAGAAATTTTATTTTCATTTTTGAATCCATGTTGAAAAAATTTTAATAAAAATAATTAAGGCCGAAAGCCACTAAAATAGCCATAGTCAAGGTCAGAATCCCAACTTGTTTTAAAAATGGATCTAATTCTTTCGGTTCTTTAACCTGCATAATTTTTCGACGCAAACCCGTCATTGGAAGCATCAAAATAAAGAAGATGAAAGCATAATATTTTCCTTGCGTATGTAATCCATTCTTCATCATAAAAACTAAAACCAGAAGCAAAGGAAGTTGCAAAAGAATAATTTCATAAACCATCGCTTTTTTAAAACCTAACCTCAAAGCAAGTGTTTTTTTGCCGCTTGCTGCATCACTTTCAATATCGCGCATATTGTTCAGATTAAGTACTGCTGCACTTAACAAGCCCACAGCGGTTGCAGGTAACAGAATATCCCAGTGAAATTCTTTTGTAAACAGAAAATAACTTCCACACACCGAAACTAAACCGAAAAAAATAAATACCATTATATCGCCCAGACCTAAGTATCCATATGGTTTTTTACCAATTGTATATCCAATAGCGGCCAAAATACAGGCAACGCCCAATCCTACAAAAATGTAAAATTCATTCATCAGGTTTTCTTTGAAGAAAGCCAAATAAAGAAGTGCAATGGTGGCAATCAAGGATAAAACAGAAAATAAAATCACAGCATTTCGCATTTGCGTTGCGGTGATTCTTCCGGAAGCTACGGCTCTTTGCTCTGCTTCATTCACTCTCAAATGGTCTGTTCCTTTAATTCCGTCGCCATAATCGTTCGCGAAATTCGAAAGAATCTGATATAATAACGTGACAACTAAAGCCATCGCAAAAATTCTCCAGTCCCAAGTTCCGCCGTTTTCCAGAACTCTCCATCGTGCGATGAAAGAACCAATAATAATTCCACTCATCGAAAGCGGTAATGTTCGCAGGCGTGCTGCGCTAATCCAATCTTTCATTGTTTTATATCCAATTTTTTGCTGAAGATTCTACTTTATAAAGGCTGTAATTTGCCAAATTTCTCAGTTCTGAAATTTTTGCAGTTTTCATTTTAAGGCTTCCACCGGCTGTACTGAAAAAAATATTTCCAAGATCAGATTTCTTTTGCCAGAAATATTGAGATATCGTTACCGTCTGAATTTTTTCAATTTGAAGTGTTTTCTGCTCAATATCCCAAATCCCACTTTGCTTTCTAATAAAATCCTCGTTATAAGCCAAACGACTGTTGTTAAAAGAAAAATATATAATCGAAGCCGCAAAAATACTATAAAAAATAGAATAAAGTAGAATTGGAGCAGTTTCTGAAAAGAAGAAAAAACCCGCTACGACCGGAACAACAATAAAGGAAACCGTTCGAGAAATAATAAATCTAAAATTCGGCTTTAAAAAAGTATGAAAAACCGGAATTTCTCTGTACAAAAATTTTAGAATATTATTTTTCTCCTCCTCATTACAACCTAAAATATTAATCGAGTTATTCTTGGAGTTTTCTTCTCCAATTTGATTAAATTTTAAGCTCAAAACATTCCATTTTTTTTGAAAATAATTTTGAGTAACACTAATCTTCTGAACCTTGTGATTATTTATAAGTTGATTTTTAGTATTAAACAAACCGTATTCAACAGATAAATAATAAGCAAATTTCGATATAATTAAATTGTAATACACTACAAAAGTGCGGACTACATTAATTAAAATTCCAAAAATTGCCACGAATAAAAAGGCTGCTATAAACGTAAAAACAGAAAGAGTTTCAATGCTGGTGTATCCAACTTCATTCTTTAAATAGGTCTCTAAATCAAGATTAAAATTTTTAGAGACTTGCTGAGAAAAATAGATCAGTAAACTGATGAGGGCGAAAAAACTTTTAACATAATTGGCAGTTACCGCATATTTTAATAAGGATAAATTTGAAATCTTTATTTGTGGAATTTCTTCTATATCTGCAGTCAAGTTTTCTTCAACAGCAACTTTTTTGTCAAGCAAGTAGCTTCTTATATATTGAGCATTTTCATTCGAAATAGCCTCAATCATAATGTCCTTTTTATCTGTGCCCGGAGAATCAATTTCAAGCTGATAAATATTCAGCATGCGATGGAGGAACGGCTGATTGATGTTGACTTCCTGAATCTTACTTTTTTCTAAAAGAATGGTCTTTTTATTAAAAACTCCTTTTTTAATAATGAATTCATCGCCTTCAAAATTAAATTCGTAAGTGAAGTATTGGTACTTTATATGTGCATTAACGACCACGAACACCAAAGAAATTATCGCCAAAAAAGTAAGAATTTCTATGGTATATTCCTTTTGTTTATATAGAATGTATAAAACAACAAACCAAAAACTCTTGAGCAATTTTCCGTAGGAAATTAGAGCTAGAATGATTATCCCCTTTTTGGATTGCCTTTGTGGCGCAGCAAAATCAGGATTCATATGATATATTTTGCGGCGTCTCTAACCTCTCCGGTTTATCACTTCCCGACTTCATTTTAAGCAAAATATGTTGATTGATCTTCTCTGAAAGTTTTTTATCTAATCCGTGAATCTTAACATCACCATTCTCTTGTCCGGCCGTAAATAGGGCAATAGTTTTTATATATAAAACCCTACTTAACCATCCTTCTTCTAAATTTACATGTTGAATTCTGTTGTACGGAATGATGATAGTAGTGCTTTTTATTAGACCGTGCTGATAAATTATATCGTGCGTTCGTAAAGCAAATTTTCTTTTAAAAAACCCGAAATAACCGATCACGTAATTGATGATTAAAAATAAAACCGATACTAGAAGTACGTATTTGAAGTAAACTCCAAAAAAATTAGGTTTAAAAATATTAAAGAGTAGCAAAGCAGCAAGAAAAATAATTGAAAAAACAAACCAATTAAAAACCACAACCCAGCCGTATTTTCGCGAAATAGGCTGTAATTTCACCGCTTCAAACTTGGGTAAATCTGCGAAATTAATTTCTGCGTTTTGGAATTCCACTAGATTTATTTAAGAAATCCAGTTATTGTCTCCGAAGTCGGGTTTTCTTTTTTCGAGGAAAGCATTTCTACCTTCTTTAGCTTCTTCTGTCATGTAAGCCAACCGAGTAGCTTCACCCGCAAAAACCTGCTGACCTACCATTCCATCATCCGTTAAATTCATAGCAAATTTTAGCATACGAATCGACATAGGTGATTTTCCTAAAATTTCTTCCGCCCACTCATATGCAGTATCTTCAAGCTCAGCATGTGGAATTACGGCGTTTACCATTCCCATATCCGCCGCTTCTTGAGCAGAATAATTACGTCCTAAGAAGAATATTTCCCGTGCTTTTTTCTGTCCAACCATTTTTGCCAAATAAGCCGATCCGTAACCGCCATCAAAGCTTGTAACATCGGCGTCAGTTTGCTTAAAAATAGCGTGCTCTTTGCTGGCTAAAGTTAAATCACAAACCACATGCAAAGAATGTCCGCCACCAACAGCCCAACCGTTGACAACCGCAATAACCACTTTCGGCATAAAACGAATCAACCGCTGAACTTCCAGAATATTCAACCGATGCCTTCCATCTTCTCCCACGTAACCTTGTTCGCCACGAGCCCGTTGGTCGCCGCCGCTGCAAAAAGCATGGCCGCCATCTTTTGGACTGGGACCTTCACCAGTCAGTAAAACCACTCCCACTGAAGAATCTTCGGAAACATGGTAAAAAGCATCGTATAGTTCCGAGGTCGTTTTGGGACGAAAAGCATTGCGCACTTCCGGCCGGTTAAATGCAATTCTTGCGACACCACCCTTTTTTTGGTAGGTAATATCTTGGTATTCTTTGACGGTTTTCCAGTCTGCCATTTTCTGTAAAATTTTGTGCAAAGATAGGCAATTATAAGAGGGTTGACCAAATGAAAAAGCGTCTTAGTTGGGCAAAATTACGCCGTATTTAGAAGCGTCAAGATTGTATTTTTTCCGAAAACCCTACCCGCTTTCCGTTGCAATTTTTCTAATCCCAACGCGGCATCCAGCAGCTTATTAGAAAAGATTTTCACTGCAATCGGGGCTAGAAGAAAAAACCCATTGTTAAATCTGGAAGGCTTCTTCCGAGATATTACGATTCTTTTGAAGCACTATTTCTGCCGCTTCGAAATCATGGGAATTGACGGGCTAATCGTAGTTTTGAGTACCTGGAACACTGCGCCATTTTTGACAAATTCGTTTTTAATAAAACTCGAAATCTCACGCGAAGCAAGTTTGGCTTTAGCAATTTCGATCTCGAACAAGTAAGACGACTGGAAAATGAGTACTAACTCTGACCTGTATTTTTTTGGCCAGTTGTTAAATATTAAGGTGCATCATTTTGGAATTCATCTTCTGCGATCTCATCATTCTCTTGAAGTACGAGTTCTGCAGCTTCAAAATCTCTGTCACTCACCATTAAATAGTAGTTTTGAGAGATGGGAAATACTGCAATATTATTCACAAATTCATTTTTTATATAACTGGGAATTTCGCGGGAAGCGAGTTTCGTTTTGGCTAATTCAATTTCGTATAAATAGGAAGACTGAAATATGGCGACTAATTCTGACATAACTTCTTTTCGGAAAGTTACTTATTTTTTGCCATATCGAGTATTATTCTGGAATTTTTGAAAGAAAAATCGCCTGAACTTTTAGCCCCGGTTGGAGCAATTGTTTGAGCTCTTTTTTCTTTTTGGAAGGAAAGCGGCAGGCAAAAGAAAAAAAGCGAGTGCGGAAAACGGGTTTGGACCTCGAACTTCTACACTCGCTTCTTGCTCCTGAAAATATTTACAGGATATTATCTTTCAATTTTTTTTCTGTTGATGAACCAATAGACGGGAACTCCGAGCAAAATGAGAATGAAACCGGGCCATGTATATTGGGGTTTGAAAATGACCAAGAGTACGCAAAATGCGGTGCCGATAAGAAGATAAATAATCGGAGTAATTGGATAAAGCCAGGTTTTATAAGGTCTTTCGAGGTTTGGTTGTTTTATTCTCATCCAGATGACGCCAAAAACAGTTACCATATAAAAAAGAACGATGATAAAGGAAATCATGTCCAGCAAATCACCATACTGACCGGAAAGCGCCAATAAACACGCCCACGCTCCCTGCATCCAGAGTGATTTACCCGGAACATTGTTTTCGTTATTTTCTGCGGCTGACTTGAAGAATAAACCGTCTTTCGCCATGGTTTGAAATACACGTGAGCCTGCGAGAACCAAACCATTAATACATCCGAACGTTGAGATCATTACTAAAATCGCCATGATGATAGTTCCTGTATTTCCAAAAATAACTTCGGAGGCAGCTACTGCAGGACGATTGTTGTCGGCAAATGCAATTCCGTTTCGGTCTAAGGCATGAAGGTAAACGAAATTCACAAATAGGTATAAAATCATAACGACTGTTGTCCCCAGCACCATTGCTTTCACTACATTTTTCTTAGGATTATCGATTTCGCCCGACATGAAAGTTACATTTTCCCACGCTACAGAACTAAAAACAGAGCCTACCATCGCGGCGGCAATTCCACCCAACAAGGTCAAACTACCGATGGATTTCCAGGTGGTAGGTTCTAAGGTAGTGCCAGTATCTGTCCCAAAATTCTGAAAAGCGTTCCATCCAAAACTCATATTTTCTGCCCAATGGGAATTTTTCACCAAGATGACACCGAAAATGATAATGCCTAAAAGGGCAATTATCTTCGACGACGTGAAAACATCTTGAAGAATCTTTCCATTTTTCAAGCCTCGGGAATTGATATAAGTAAGTAAAAGAATAATTCCTATTGCTAAAATTTGAATCCAGGTAATTTTAAAGCCGCCATTTTGAAACAAGGGTTCAGCGTTAAGTGCTGGCACCAGATAGGCGGTAAATTTACCAAAAGCCATAGCGACGGCCGCAATTGTTCCGGTTTGAATCACCGTAAATAAACCCCAACCGTAAAGAAATCCCGGCATTTTGCCAAAAATTTCAGTAATGTAGGTGTATTGACCGCCAGCTTTCGGAAACATTGAGGAAAGTTCGCCATAGGAAATCGCAGCTGCAACGGTCATAATTCCCGTAATAATCCAGACGGCAATTAGCCAATAGCCGGAGCCTAAATTCCGCATCATATCGGAACTGACAATGAAAATTCCGCTTCCAATCATAGAGCCCATTACGAGCATTGTCGAATCCCAAAGTGTAAGTTTTTTAGTCATAAAATGAACTATGTTATATTAATTACGATAAAATTTTATTTTTCAGTGCATTTTATTTTTAAAGTAAACCTCTCCCAATTATTAATTATAATTATTTAGCATAATAGTATACGGGAATTTCCTTTTTAGCTTTGAAAGCCGTAAATATATAAATTTTCTTTACCTAAAATCACATTTTAGTTACAATTATCACCCGCAATCTGGAAAACATTAATTATAAAAATAGAGGTTTAATTATTATTCCTACTTTTGTGAAAATTACAATCATGAAAAAATTATTCATTCTCTTTTCTCTGTCGTTCGCAACCTTAGCAATTGCACAGGAGAAAGTAACGTTAAATTCTGGACCGCCTGCAGGAAACGCAGTAGTAGGAGATCAATATGGGACGGAAGTATCTGAAAAGGCAGAGAAGACAGCCATGACTGTTAAAAAATTGGAGGAACAACTTAAAAAATCAGAAAAACTTGAAAACGTATCTGTTAAAGGTAAAGTCAAAGAAGTCTGTGATCAAAAAGGCTGTTGGATGACCGTAGAAACTGATAATAACGAAAAGTTTTTCGTGAAGATGAAAGATTATGCCTTCTTCGTTCCTACAGCATTGGTTGGGAAAAATGTAATTCTTGAAGGAAATGTTGAAAATTCAATTATATCGGTAGACGAACAGCGCCATTATGCTGAAGACGCGAAGAAGTCTCAGGCGGAAATCGATGCAATAACAAAACCGAAAGAAGAAATAAGGTTTATGGCCAGTGGAATAAAAGTGGTGAAGTAACCAATTCAGATAAAAATTGAAAGCGAAGTCGAGTTGAATTCGCTTTTTTTATTCTATAGTAAAATCTACTTTTTCGTCCAATTTTGGAAATTTGAGGTTTGAAATAAATTTCTTTCCTGTACAGTCAATTTCCTTCCAGCCCTTCTTCCTGCCGATATCTCCTACTTCTACGACGATTGGTGTGAACGATATTTCTTCACTTCCATTAATTAATTCTTCTTTATACTGTACCGCAATATCTAGAATACATTGGTAGTCGGTATTTAATCTTACATTTCTATAAATAATATCGAAATGGGTTTCTTTGTTTTGAGGAATTTGTTGATAATCTTCCCAACCAGCAGTGGATCCCTGTAATTCGGCCATCACGACCAATGCTTCATACAATGCGATTGTATAAAATTTTCTCGTTTCTTTCCGCAGGTAGTCATCCTGAAAATGGCCACCTTCAAATAAAATACTTGGAATTCCCATTTTCATCAAATTATCGCCTAATGAGGTTGGATAAAACTCGTCATTATACCGCGCAATCTGATGTGGAATTTCCGAACTCAATTTTTGAAAAATACGACTAATTACCGCCATTGATTTTTTACGCGTGGACGTTATTGAACGTTCATAATCCTGTGCAGGAGCCAAAAAAGACAAAGTTGCCGGATGAATTCCATCGGTGCTGAAAATTGTTCTTTGTTCGTGCAAATTCAGCGCGTAATGATAACTTTTCGAAGAACAAATTCCTTTAAATATTAAAATCTCCTTGCTCGATTCTTTCAGAAAATCGCGATTTATATCAATATCCAATGCATTCCTGCGTGTCCATTTTTCTGAGCCATCTGGATTTAACATAAAAACAAAATCGAGGGTGATTTTTGAAAGGAGGTCTTCCTTTAATTCCTTTTCATTTTCCAGAATTTCTAGCAAATCCAATATGGCATGTGTAGAATTGGATTCGTTGCCATGCATTTGGGACCAAGCCAAAACATTAATACTACCATTTCCCATTTCCATTTTAAAAATCGGCTTTCCTAAATCGGAGGTGCCGACCTCTTTTATGTAATCGCTATAATTGTCCTGTAGGTAAGAAAATAATTTTTCCGGGGAAATATAACGGTTTGGGAAATTGGGATTCTTGCGGTAATATTTAGTGATAGACATTCTTCTATTAATTTACAATTTCCAAATTTAGATTTTTCAAACCGAAAAATAAAATTCACTTTTGTAAATTTATTAAACATGACTAAATGTCAGTTTGTCTGTTGATTATTTTGTGGATTGTATTATTCTTATTTAAATTTTATATCCTCACTGAAAATCAATCTTTTAAAGCATTTAAATGAAGTATAAATTAAACTTTACTTTAATGCTAATTAGGTATGGAAAACCTTATTTGATGGTAATTATAATAAACAATTTTTAAAATAATTAATGAGTGAACATTTTTTTATTAACATTTGTAAACTAAATATAATTTCTTATTAATCGTTATATTTGCGTTTTAAATTTTTATGGCAAACGAAACTATTTTCCTACTGAGCTTTCTGGCTTTTATTCTATTAATATTGGTTCTAGACTTGGGTTTACTGAATAAGAAAGCAGATACAGTCTCCATGAAACAGGCTGGTTTGATGAGCTTTTTCGTTGTAGCGCTTTCAATGTGCTTTTATTTTGTACTTACAAACTACGGTCACCTACTCCATGGCATAGACAGTATTGAAAAACTACAACAGGTCATTTCACGGCACCATCATCCGGTTAAAATTATTCCTGGCAATCTTGAGGACAGTCTTTACTTATACAATCACAATTTAGGTTTGGAATACCTCACGGGGTATGTTGTGGAATATGCATTGTCCGTCGATAATATTTTCGTGATGGTACTCATATTTACCGCTTTCGGCGTAGCACCGAAAAATTACCACCGTGTGCTCTTCTGGGGTATATTGGGCGCGATTGTGATGCGATTTATCTTTATCTTCTTAGGTGCAGCACTTATTCAGAAGTTTGAATGGATTATGTATGTCTTTGGAGCTTTCCTCGTATTTACTGGGATAAAGATGTTTTTCGAAAAAGACCATGAGGATACAATTGATCCACAGAAGCATCCGGTTGTGAAATTCGCGAATAAATACTTCAAAGTTCACAATCATTTTGTAGGTAATAAATTCTTCGTGACCATTAATGGAGTGAAGAAAATGACTCCTTTATTTCTGGTTTTGGTGATTGTCGAATTCACTGATTTGATATTTGCAGTAGACAGCATTCCTGCCATTTTTTCTGTAACCAAAGATCCATACGTCGTTTTCTTTTCTAATATTTTTGCAATCATCGGTCTTAGATCCATGTTCTTTCTTTTAGCAGGAATCATTGATAAATTCCGTTATCTTAAAGTTGGCTTATCGTTACTCTTGACCTTTATCGGTTTGAAAATGCTCTTTCATGAATATTTGGATGAATTGGGATTCTCAACAACAGATTCGCTCTTTATTATTGTAGGAATTCTAGGCGGTAGTATCTTCCTCTCTCTGGTGTTACCGGAAAAAAAGAAAGACAGAAAATTAAAATATGATCCAGAAAAGGATGATCATTTAAGGAAATAATTACATTTGTAAATATATTAAATAATAGCATATCAATAACTTGGTGTGCTATTTTACTTTTGTAAATAACCCATAATTTTTATGCGTTACATTTGTAATATACTTTTGTAAAATTAATATTACATTTGTAACATGGATTTGAACGAAAGAATTTCTAGTGTAATCAGCTATTCTGAATTGTCGCTGTCAGAATTTGCAGATGAAATCGAAGTGCAGCGCTCCAGCATCTCACATATTACGTCTGGTCGTAATAAACCTTCGCTCGATTTTCTGATGAAAATTAAAAATCGCTTTCCAGAGTTGGAATGGGAATGGCTCATCGAAGGACGAGGAGAAATGCTTAAAAAACCTAATATAGCGTTAGAAGACAATGAATTACCATCAAAAACAAAAGCTACTTCCCTGCCCGATTTATTCTCATTAATTAATGATGAAGCTTTTGGTGTTACTGAATCTGAAGATAAAATTGTCCCAAAAACTTCCGTAGATGACGATATTCGTCCACAAAGGTCCAGTAAAGTTGAAATAGACGATTCTCAGCGATCAGACGCTCTTCCTACAACTGACAAACCATTAAATATTGAAAATCAGCAAGTTAAAGTAAAGCGCATCGTTCTATTTTATGAAAACGGAAAATTTGAAACTTTTGAACCCTAAATTTTAAGCGAAAAAAAATTATGTTGTACATTTGAGTATCCCTCAAAATATAATCTATGAAACTCGCTGCTCTCGCAAAAGAATTAGAAATATCCATTCAAAGCTTTATAAAATTTATTCAGGATTTTGATCTCGAACTTGCAGAGTGTCTCACCCCAAATTTTGAGGTAAAAGAAGATTTTGTTCGGTTTGCCAGAGAAAATAAAGAATTTCTAAAACGGTATGCCGAAGATCTTGATCAATCGAAATCGGTTGCGCAGATTGCAGAAAGTATTCACCAGCCGACCGAAAAAGTGGCGCAGATCATCAAGGAGCAAAAACCACAGCTTTTTGATAATGGAAGATACCGCTCCTCTATTTCCAGCTTTGGTATTGATAATAAACTTGGTGGAAATTATGAGTTCGTATACAATTATTTTGGGAAAAATACCAAATTAACAAAGCGCGATTTTATTGGATATCGCGATCTGTTTTTCTTTATTTCTGAAGCTCTGGAACCCTATTTAAGCAACGTTTCTGTAGAAAATTGGGGAATACATAAACCTGCAGGAATTATATTGTACGGGCCGCCCGGAAGTGGAAAAATATTTTGGGCA
This genomic window contains:
- a CDS encoding APC family permease, coding for MTKKLTLWDSTMLVMGSMIGSGIFIVSSDMMRNLGSGYWLIAVWIITGIMTVAAAISYGELSSMFPKAGGQYTYITEIFGKMPGFLYGWGLFTVIQTGTIAAVAMAFGKFTAYLVPALNAEPLFQNGGFKITWIQILAIGIILLLTYINSRGLKNGKILQDVFTSSKIIALLGIIIFGVILVKNSHWAENMSFGWNAFQNFGTDTGTTLEPTTWKSIGSLTLLGGIAAAMVGSVFSSVAWENVTFMSGEIDNPKKNVVKAMVLGTTVVMILYLFVNFVYLHALDRNGIAFADNNRPAVAASEVIFGNTGTIIMAILVMISTFGCINGLVLAGSRVFQTMAKDGLFFKSAAENNENNVPGKSLWMQGAWACLLALSGQYGDLLDMISFIIVLFYMVTVFGVIWMRIKQPNLERPYKTWLYPITPIIYLLIGTAFCVLLVIFKPQYTWPGFILILLGVPVYWFINRKKIER
- a CDS encoding DUF4920 domain-containing protein → MKKLFILFSLSFATLAIAQEKVTLNSGPPAGNAVVGDQYGTEVSEKAEKTAMTVKKLEEQLKKSEKLENVSVKGKVKEVCDQKGCWMTVETDNNEKFFVKMKDYAFFVPTALVGKNVILEGNVENSIISVDEQRHYAEDAKKSQAEIDAITKPKEEIRFMASGIKVVK
- a CDS encoding helix-turn-helix domain-containing protein, producing the protein MDLNERISSVISYSELSLSEFADEIEVQRSSISHITSGRNKPSLDFLMKIKNRFPELEWEWLIEGRGEMLKKPNIALEDNELPSKTKATSLPDLFSLINDEAFGVTESEDKIVPKTSVDDDIRPQRSSKVEIDDSQRSDALPTTDKPLNIENQQVKVKRIVLFYENGKFETFEP
- a CDS encoding TerC/Alx family metal homeostasis membrane protein, with the translated sequence MANETIFLLSFLAFILLILVLDLGLLNKKADTVSMKQAGLMSFFVVALSMCFYFVLTNYGHLLHGIDSIEKLQQVISRHHHPVKIIPGNLEDSLYLYNHNLGLEYLTGYVVEYALSVDNIFVMVLIFTAFGVAPKNYHRVLFWGILGAIVMRFIFIFLGAALIQKFEWIMYVFGAFLVFTGIKMFFEKDHEDTIDPQKHPVVKFANKYFKVHNHFVGNKFFVTINGVKKMTPLFLVLVIVEFTDLIFAVDSIPAIFSVTKDPYVVFFSNIFAIIGLRSMFFLLAGIIDKFRYLKVGLSLLLTFIGLKMLFHEYLDELGFSTTDSLFIIVGILGGSIFLSLVLPEKKKDRKLKYDPEKDDHLRK
- a CDS encoding M14 family zinc carboxypeptidase, with the protein product MSITKYYRKNPNFPNRYISPEKLFSYLQDNYSDYIKEVGTSDLGKPIFKMEMGNGSINVLAWSQMHGNESNSTHAILDLLEILENEKELKEDLLSKITLDFVFMLNPDGSEKWTRRNALDIDINRDFLKESSKEILIFKGICSSKSYHYALNLHEQRTIFSTDGIHPATLSFLAPAQDYERSITSTRKKSMAVISRIFQKLSSEIPHQIARYNDEFYPTSLGDNLMKMGIPSILFEGGHFQDDYLRKETRKFYTIALYEALVVMAELQGSTAGWEDYQQIPQNKETHFDIIYRNVRLNTDYQCILDIAVQYKEELINGSEEISFTPIVVEVGDIGRKKGWKEIDCTGKKFISNLKFPKLDEKVDFTIE